One Nostocoides sp. HKS02 genomic window carries:
- the nuoK gene encoding NADH-quinone oxidoreductase subunit NuoK, whose translation MIHLAGPYLLAAVLAGLGTFGVLARRNAVLVLIGVELILNAVTVLLVTVSAAQGDQWAAGTVLTLFVITIAAAEVCVALAVVLAVFRARGDIDLAAPASETAETAETAETAGTAESVPR comes from the coding sequence GTGATCCACCTCGCCGGTCCCTACCTGCTCGCCGCGGTCCTCGCCGGCCTGGGCACCTTCGGCGTCCTCGCCCGGCGTAACGCCGTGCTGGTCCTGATCGGGGTCGAGCTGATCCTCAACGCTGTCACTGTCCTCCTGGTCACCGTGTCCGCGGCGCAGGGTGACCAATGGGCCGCGGGGACCGTGCTCACGCTCTTCGTCATCACCATCGCCGCCGCCGAGGTGTGCGTGGCCCTGGCCGTCGTGCTCGCCGTGTTCCGGGCGCGCGGCGACATCGACCTCGCGGCACCGGCCAGCGAGACCGCCGAGACCGCCGAGACCGCCGAGACCGCCGGGACCGCCGAGAGCGTGCCGCGATGA
- a CDS encoding NADH-quinone oxidoreductase subunit J: MTALDVAFAAVGAIAAASGLLAVTTRHVVHAALWLVVCLGSVAGCYLVLGAEFVALVQILVYVGAVVVLVLFALMLTRAPIGPNPDVSTSRLHRVLAAVLGAAVTALLASALLPLAGEAVHRHTTENAFLASQLFGTWVWPFEVLSLLLLVALIGALAISRLAISGPAVSSADEGSVADGGGGR; the protein is encoded by the coding sequence GTGACGGCCCTCGACGTCGCGTTCGCCGCCGTCGGGGCGATCGCCGCGGCTAGTGGCCTGCTCGCCGTGACGACCCGCCACGTCGTCCACGCCGCGCTCTGGCTCGTGGTGTGCCTCGGTTCGGTGGCCGGCTGCTACCTGGTGCTGGGCGCCGAGTTCGTGGCCCTCGTGCAGATCCTCGTCTACGTCGGGGCCGTGGTGGTCCTCGTCCTCTTCGCGCTGATGCTGACCCGGGCCCCCATCGGCCCCAACCCCGACGTCAGCACCAGCCGGCTGCACCGCGTCCTCGCCGCGGTTCTCGGCGCCGCGGTGACCGCGCTCCTGGCCTCCGCCCTGCTGCCGCTCGCAGGCGAGGCCGTGCACCGCCACACGACGGAGAACGCCTTCCTCGCCAGCCAGCTCTTCGGCACGTGGGTGTGGCCCTTCGAGGTGCTCAGCCTGCTGCTCCTCGTGGCGCTCATCGGCGCACTCGCCATCTCGCGTCTGGCCATCTCTGGACCCGCCGTCTCTTCGGCCGACGAAGGTTCGGTGGCCGACGGGGGAGGGGGCCGGTGA
- a CDS encoding NADH-quinone oxidoreductase subunit I: protein MTDEPTQPEQPHQAKQPKQPGGGAGIPGILKGLATTAKTLTKHTHTAEYPDAPPHLPPRTRGVIALLEENCTSCMLCARECPDWCIYIDSHKETIPATTPGGRDRQRNVLDRFAIDFSLCMYCGICIEVCPFDALHWSPEFEYAETDIRDLLHEKDRLGQWMPTVPPPSALDEHSAEPAEIAALNKPARTPRPAAAPPPAAPGAAAPPPAAPEVDQ, encoded by the coding sequence ATGACCGACGAGCCGACCCAGCCCGAGCAGCCGCACCAGGCCAAACAGCCGAAGCAACCCGGCGGTGGCGCCGGCATACCGGGAATCCTCAAGGGACTGGCCACCACGGCCAAGACCCTGACCAAGCACACGCACACCGCCGAGTACCCCGACGCGCCGCCGCACCTGCCGCCGCGCACCCGCGGCGTCATCGCACTGCTCGAGGAGAACTGCACCTCGTGCATGCTCTGCGCGCGCGAGTGCCCCGACTGGTGCATCTACATCGACTCCCACAAGGAGACGATCCCCGCAACCACCCCCGGTGGGCGCGACCGCCAGCGCAACGTCCTCGACCGGTTCGCCATCGACTTCAGCCTCTGCATGTACTGCGGGATCTGCATCGAGGTGTGCCCGTTCGACGCGCTGCACTGGAGCCCGGAGTTCGAGTACGCCGAGACGGACATCAGGGACCTGCTCCACGAGAAGGACCGCCTCGGCCAGTGGATGCCGACGGTGCCGCCGCCCTCGGCCCTCGACGAGCACTCCGCCGAGCCTGCCGAGATCGCGGCCCTGAACAAGCCGGCCCGGACTCCCCGACCAGCCGCGGCCCCGCCGCCCGCGGCACCCGGTGCCGCGGCCCCACCGCCCGCGGCACCCGAGGTCGACCAGTGA